One Fulvia fulva chromosome 12, complete sequence genomic region harbors:
- a CDS encoding Ligninase LG5 gives MLAIYKGCIWSYVSKLLTVEFTGGSKRCNKHARAAIRLGFNDAGTWSSKLAAAGQDFGGADGSIVLAAAEIKRPDNNGLQNIVKKMKTWQKLFGVGMADLIQFAAVHAVVTCPLGPRIRFFAGRKDSSKAAVDGLLPSARGTAEEVISLFEDKTISPHELQFNFDKNKKGAPQDSTPGVWDVKCYNETVGTAPKEIVRFPADVALAADSRMSNEWTKFWQGNGLGQDYWNADYATAYTRLSLLGVNNINNLTECSKVLPKVRPVFAGASKKLIDD, from the exons ATGCTGGCCATATATAAAGGCTGCATTTGGTCATACGTCTCAAAGCTCTTGACAGTCGAATTCACTGGGGGCAGTAAACGATGCAACAAGCATGCTCGAGCTGCAATTCGCTTGGGCTTCAACGATGCAGGTACTTGGTCCAGCAAGCTCGCCGCAGCGGGTCAAGACTTTGGTGGAGCCGATGGCTCGATCGTGCTGGCCGCCGCAGAGATCAAGAGGCCAGACAATAATGGTCTACAGAACATCGTCAAGAAGATGAAGACCTGGCAGAAGCTCTTTGGCGTGGGTATGGCGGATCTTATTCAGTTCGCTGCGGTTCATGCAGTAGTGACTTGTCCGCTCGGACCACGAATCCGGTTCTTCGCTGGCAGGAAAGATAGTTCGAAGGCTGCGGTTGATGGACTGCTGCCCTCGGCTAGGGGTACTGCGGAGGAAGTCATCAGCTTGTTTGAGGACAAGACGATCTCACCTCACGAGCTT CAGTTCAACTTCGACAAGAACAAGAAAGGTGCGCCTCAGGATAGTACACCCGGCGTGTGGGATGTCAAATGCTACAACGAGACTGTGGGAACTGCTCCAAAAGAGATAGTTCGCTTTCCTGCTGATGTCGCTCTGGCGGCCGACTCCCGCATGAGCAATGAGTGGACGAAGTTTTGGCAAGGCAATGGGTTAGGACAAGATTATTGGAATGCT GACTATGCCACTGCCTACACTCGACTTAGTCTGCTTGGTGTCAATAACATCAACAATCTGACGGAGTGTAGCAAAGTACTCCCAAAGGTCCGGCCGGTGTTTGCGGGCGCGAGTAAGAAGTTGATAGATGATTGA
- a CDS encoding Alcohol dehydrogenase, giving the protein MAASIPKTMQAWRYRFENTEPHLAEAPVPVPAADGLLVKVLAMGVCHSDCTLLGMNEPILGMRPEFTMGHEACGEIVQLGSDVDKSAFAIGDKIVMLIIPGCGKQTCPDCSRGFTTICRSPDSGNYGLGISDGFFAEYVTVAQRAAVKVPEGLDLASAAVSADAVLTAYQAIKDTGNPQPDHTIAIFGLGGVGLNGLQTALHMGVKNLLVADKRQASLDEAIKLGVPKSHTFLVGEGTPIEQYVAEQQLQVDMAFDFAGHEQTFQAAQMVVRNAGTIVLVGLFSPTVPLIPLVSVLKAVTIKCHYNGDIKGLRECLELVGKGVLKPVVETGSIRDLPRVLKDLDEGRVRNRMVLLPDWKE; this is encoded by the coding sequence ATGGCTGCCTCTATACCCAAGACAATGCAAGCCTGGAGATACCGCTTCGAAAACACCGAACCACACCTCGCAGAAGCACCAGTCCCAGTCCCTGCCGCAGATGGCCTCCTCGTCAAAGTCCTCGCCATGGGCGTCTGCCACTCCGACTGCACACTCCTAGGCATGAATGAACCCATCCTCGGCATGAGACCAGAATTCACCATGGGCCACGAAGCATGCGGCGAGATCGTACAGCTTGGATCCGATGTCGACAAATCAGCCTTCGCCATCGGAGACAAAATCGTCATGCTCATCATCCCTGGCTGCGGCAAGCAAACATGTCCAGACTGCAGCAGAGGCTTCACTACCATCTGTCGCTCCCCAGACAGCGGGAACTACGGCTTGGGAATCTCCGACGGCTTCTTTGCGGAGTATGTCACAGTCGCGCAGCGTGCTGCCGTCAAGGTTCCAGAAGGACTGGATCTCGCCTCAGCTGCGGTCAGCGCGGACGCCGTCTTGACGGCATACCAGGCTATCAAAGATACTGGCAACCCTCAGCCAGATCACACAATCGCAATCTTCGGCCTTGGTGGCGTTGGCTTGAATGGCTTGCAGACCGCGCTGCACATGGGAGTGAAGAACCTCCTCGTGGCCGACAAGCGCCAAGCTTCCCTGGACGAAGCCATCAAACTCGGCGTACCCAAGAGCCACACTTTCCTGGTCGGCGAAGGCACCCCCATCGAGCAATACGTCGCCGAGCAGCAGCTGCAAGTCGACATGGCGTTTGACTTTGCAGGCCACGAGCAAACCTTCCAAGCAGCACAGATGGTAGTTCGAAACGCAGGCACGATTGTGCTGGTTGGTCTCTTCAGTCCTACGGTTCCACTGATACCCCTCGTTTCTGTGCTCAAGGCGGTGACGATCAAGTGTCATTACAACGGTGACATCAAGGGACTGCGAGAGTGTTTGGAGCTGGTCGGCAAAGGTGTACTGAAGCCGGTTGTTGAGACGGGGTCGATTAGGGATCTGCCGAGGGTTTTGAAGGATTTGGATGAGGGGAGGGTTAGGAATAGGATGGTTTTGTTGCCGGATTGGAAGGAATGA
- a CDS encoding Eukaryotic translation initiation factor 3 subunit F: protein MGDNSFLHLARPLAPAAVSSQAPNTAPVTVNIQPQALFSILDHASRRPAEQERVIGTLLGSRSEDGTEVEIRNCYAVPHTETAEQVEVDMDYQKRMLELHLKAAPKEVLIGWYATSSELNTFSALIQNFYSQQGEGTFPHPAVHLTVSTIAGQDVKADTYISAPIGVTPERAADSCLFIPVPHEIKYGEAEKSGLELIAAARDREDRSQLLQTDIETLERAIEQVLEMLERVSNYVSNVLDEEAEPSSALGQFLMNTLSLAPKVEAEDIEKDFNNHIQDVLLVSYLANTIRTQIDLSNRLATAALTMGPGDGNTENKGGDRKEGGNQRNNNNRQGGDRGGRRNEQ, encoded by the exons ATGGGCGACAACAGTTTCCTGCACCTCGCGCGGCCACTTGCGCCCGCCGCAGTCTCCTCCCAGGCCCCTAACACCGCCCCCGTCACCGTCAACATCCAACCACAGGCACTCTTCAGCATCCTCGACCACGCATCCCGCCGACCAGCAGAGCAAGAGCGCGTTATTGGCACACTTCTCGGATCGCGAAGCGAAGATGGCACCGAAGTCGAGATTCGCAACTGCTACGCCGTGCCCCACACAGAGACTGCCGAGCAGGTCGAGGTGGATATGGACTACCAGAAGCGCATGCTCGAGCTGCACCTGAAGGCCGCGCCAAAGGAGGTGCTCATCGGCTGGTATGCGACAAGCTCGGAGTTGAACACCTTTTCTGCCCTTATCCAAAACTTCTACTCGCAGCAAGGAGAGGGCACATTCCCACATCCAGCAGTGCATCTTACGGTCTCAACGATCGCTGGTCAGGATGTCAAGGCGGACACATACATCTCGGCACCAATTGGCGTGACACCGGAGCGGGCGGCAGACAGCTGTCTGTTCATCCCAGTGCCGCACGAGATTAAGTATGGTGAGGCGGAGAAGAGTGGTCTGGAGTTGATTGCTGCAGCAAGGGACAGGGAGGACCGGTCACAGCTTCTGCAGACGGACATTGAGACACTAGAGAGGGCTATCGAGCAGGTGTTGGAGATGCTTGAGCGCGTGTCGAACTACGTCTCAAATGTGCTCGATGAGGAGGCAGAGCCCAGCTCTGCACTCGGCCAGTTCTTGATGAACACCCTCTCTTTGGCACCAAAGGTCGAGGCAGAAGATATCGAGAAAGACTT CAACAACCACATCCAAGACGTCCTCCTCGTATCCTACCTCGCTAACACAATCCGCACCCAAATCGACCTCTCCAACCGTCTCGCCACCGCTGCCCTCACTATGGGCCCAGGCGATGGCAACACCGAGAACAAGGGTGGTGACCGCAAAGAAGGCGGCAACCAACGCAACAACAACAACCGACAAGGAGGCGACCGCGGTGGTCGCCGCAACGAGCAGTAA
- a CDS encoding U3 small nucleolar RNA-associated protein 25 produces MAPFRGRGGRGRGTPRGGARGGGNARGGGKLARSGIRTRGGGYKKFDSQRTRDLDESEDEQPQIEEEPSEDDSDNQSDDEDFDEATSKAKAYNQLLQSLNQPEENGERKAKRRRIEVEEQPILDEEEIQAQEVEEALAQSEEDAEEADDEQAHVDQDAEEQDDAKDPFEVHFANPDNNELQRRLQAIQSGQWHKEKKAIDRSWNLEVSSPGQQNVISRLAAKSVTDLPLKERLSKNIKDKDLSLSKSLVNEEIASTIFGYQDLVFSGRTPRNAITLRKMASLHAVNHVLKGRDKVLKNNERLSRATDDAHLDVRDQGYVRPKVLILTEMRQMAARYADDIVKVFQPDQQENRKRFDDSFSAPLDDRENMPEDFRETHGGNNNNSFLTALKFTRKTLKFYSAFYNSDIIMASPLGLRQVIENSDAKKRDHDFLSSIEVVIVDQADAMYMQTWENMEVVFKHLNLEMKEAHGCDFSRVRNYYLDGNAKYLRQTIVFSPFLTPEMNALYNKNMQNAFGKVKITSTYDGAITETNGLGIKQTFSRFDCKSPVDDPDARFKYFTTAILPALIRLPKPVDGAPGILIFIPSYFDFLRLRNHFAASDQTANISFGAVGEYSETSAQRRARSHFMSGRHSFLLYTQRAHHFFRLKIRGVKRVVMYGLPDNPIFYQELVEGYLGTTINEGKIDPAEAGVRCAFSKWDGMKLERVVGSSRVKGMLGGVGDTFDFV; encoded by the coding sequence ATGGCTCCGTTCCGTGGTCGTGGAGGGAGAGGTAGGGGTACCCCAAGAGGAGGTGCGAGGGGTGGAGGCAATGCTCGAGGCGGTGGAAAGCTTGCCAGAAGTGGGATTCGGACTCGAGGAGGCGGCTACAAGAAGTTCGACAGCCAAAGGACGAGAGACCTGGACGAGTCGGAGGATGAACAGCCACAGATCGAAGAGGAGCCATCGGAAGATGACAGCGACAACCAGAGCGATGATGAGGACTTCGATGAGGCAACATCCAAAGCAAAGGCATACAATCAGCTCCTGCAGTCATTGAACCAGCCTGAGGAGAATGGCGAGCGAAAAGCTAAACGAAGGAGGATTGAGGTAGAAGAGCAACCGATACTTGATGAGGAGGAGATACAAGCACAAGAAGTGGAAGAAGCGTTAGCACAAAGTGAAGAGGATGCAGAGGAAGCAGATGACGAACAGGCACATGTCGACCAAGACGCCGAGGAGCAGGACGATGCGAAAGATCCGTTCGAGGTGCACTTTGCCAACCCGGACAACAACGAGCTTCAGAGACGATTGCAGGCGATACAGTCAGGTCAGTGGCACAAGGAGAAGAAAGCGATCGATAGAAGCTGGAACTTGGAAGTGTCGAGCCCTGGCCAGCAGAATGTCATCTCGAGGCTTGCCGCGAAGAGTGTTACAGATCTACCTTTGAAGGAACGACTGTCGAAGAACATCAAGGACAAAGATTTGTCACTGTCCAAGTCGCTCGTGAACGAGGAGATCGCATCAACGATATTTGGCTACCAGGACCTTGTATTCAGTGGGCGAACACCCCGAAATGCTATCACACTGCGAAAGATGGCGAGTCTACACGCTGTCAACCATGTCTTGAAAGGTCGAGACAAGGTCCTGAAGAACAACGAACGTCTCAGTCGTGCGACTGACGATGCTCATCTGGACGTTCGCGACCAAGGCTACGTGCGGCCGAAAGTCCTGATCTTGACTGAAATGCGCCAGATGGCGGCCAGATACGCCGACGACATTGTCAAAGTCTTTCAGCCTGATCAGCAAGAGAATCGCAAACGATTCGACGACTCGTTTTCGGCACCCTTGGATGATCGCGAGAACATGCCTGAGGACTTCCGGGAGACACATGGCGGCAATAACAATAACAGCTTCCTCACAGCGCTGAAGTTCACCAGGAAGACACTCAAGTTCTACTCCGCATTCTACAACAGCGACATCATCATGGCATCTCCACTCGGCCTTCGCCAAGTCATCGAGAATAGTGACGCAAAGAAGCGTGATCACGATTTCTTGTCCTCGATCGAAGTCGTGATCGTGGATCAGGCCGACGCCATGTACATGCAGACCTGGGAGAACATGGAAGTCGTCTTCAAGCATCTCAACTTGGAGATGAAAGAGGCACATGGCTGCGACTTCAGTCGAGTGCGGAACTACTATCTTGATGGCAATGCCAAGTATCTTCGCCAGACCATTGTCTTCAGTCCGTTCCTCACCCCAGAGATGAACGCCCTCTACAACAAGAACATGCAAAACGCTTTCGGCAAAGTGAAGATCACTTCCACCTACGACGGTGCCATCACAGAAACCAATGGTCTCGGCATCAAACAGACTTTCTCCCGCTTCGACTGCAAGTCCCCTGTCGACGACCCTGACGCAAGATTCAAATACTTCACGACTGCCATCCTACCCGCCCTCATCCGTCTTCCCAAACCCGTGGACGGCGCGCCCGGCATCCTGATCTTCATACCTTCCTACTTCGACTTCCTGCGCCTGAGAAACCACTTCGCTGCCTCAGATCAGACCGCCAACATCTCCTTCGGCGCTGTTGGCGAATACAGTGAGACCTCAGCACAGCGACGGGCGAGATCACACTTCATGTCAGGGCGGCATAGTTTCCTGCTGTATACGCAGCGTGCGCACCACTTCTTTAGGCTGAAGATTAGGGGTGTAAAGAGGGTGGTTATGTACGGATTGCCGGACAATCCGATCTTCTACCAGGAGCTGGTAGAAGGATATCTGGGGACGACCATCAATGAGGGCAAGATCGATCCCGCTGAGGCGGGTGTGAGGTGTGCGTTTAGTAAATGGGATGGCATGAAGCTGGAGAGAGTCGTTGGAAGTAGTAGAGTGAAGGGGATGCTGGGTGGCGTGGGGGACACTTTCGACTTTGTCTGA